CAAGGAGTTATAGCCCATAAAATCTGTTCTAACCTCCTGATAATTCAAGTGATATCGCTCCAATTGGATACGAATGATTTCATCGACTTTCTTCGCTTTCAACATTGCATCAGGCCATGAAAATCCGACGATGACCTGGCTTGCATAGCCATTTTCATAGCCCATGACTACTTTCAAAGTATCCGTCCTTGGTTTTCCTTTTACCCCTGTTACACTGACTTTATTGGATCCAGCATTTTCTAATTTGACATTGGTTAAATCGACAATGACATCTGGCGTAATATAGGCCGAAGGGTCATGTATCTCATAGAGCATCTGTTCCTTAACCGTATCAACTGTTACTAATCCGCCTCGATCTTCTACTTTACTGATGATAAAATTACCATTTTCGGAAACCTCCGCAATCGGATATCCCATTCGGTCAAATCCTTCAATTTCCCACCAGTTTCCGCTAAAATTTCCACCTGTTGATTGTGCTGAACACTCTAATAGATGCCCCATAAAGACTCCGCTTGCCAGCTTATCCCACTCGTCCGGACTCCAGCCAAATTCATAAATCAGCGGAGCAAGGAACTGGGCAGTATCAGTTGTCCTTCCTGTTACAACGATATCAGCACCACCTTCCAATGCCTTAACAATTGGCTCTGCCCCGATATAAGCATTAGCAAATTCGAGCCTTCTTTTTACATCCTCAATCGATTTCGCAGTTTCTAAATGATTCAACGGATACCCTTTCTCTAGAAATTCTGGGATTCTGTCCAATACATTGTCCCCTGTTACGACAGCGACTTTTAAACCGCTAACTCCCATTTCCCTTGCGACCCGCAGGATTTCCTGTTGGGCTCCTATTGGATTAATTCCACCGCCATTTGTTAAAAGCTTAATCCCTTTTTCCCTAACATAAGGAAGTAAAGCTTTCATCTGCAGTGGGATATCCTTTGTAAAACCAGCGTTTTCATTTTTCCGTTTATCCTTTACCAAAATAGCCATTGTCAGTTCAGCTAAAGCATCGAAACAAAGGTATTGAACGTCTCCTTTTTCCGCTGTTGCAACAGCAGCTTCTATGGTGTCTCCATAAAACCCTTGGGCAGCACCGATCCTTACTTTTTTCATCTAATATGTCCTCCCGCCTTTAATCGTTACTAATCTTTACAAGACAATCACCTTCTTGGACAAACTCACCTTCTTTGGTGTTAATCGAAGCTACCACCCCGCTGTGTGTCGCTTCAATCGGGATTTCCATTTTCATTGACTCCAGAATGATTAATACATCGCCTTCCTTCACCTCATCATTTTCTTTCACCTCAATTTTCCACACGCTTCCTGCCATATTAGATAAAATTTCTACCATTTCAATCACTCCCTCTTTTATTTTCCGCCCCATATTGGCTCCCGCTTTTCAAGAAAAGCAGTTGCCCCTTCTTTTACATCTTCACTCATAAAGGACACCAGTCTTAATGTCGTTAAATAATCAAAAGACTTCTGCATATCCATCTGTTCTGTATTGAAAAATGCATCAAAACTTAACTTGACTGCCAGTGGACTGAAACTGGCGATTTTCTTTGCAAGTTTCATTGTTTCGGTCTCAAGCTCATCCGGATTGACAACCCGATGAACCAAGTTAATTTCTTTTGCCTGTTCTGCTGATAAGATTTCAGCAGTGAGCATCATCTCCATCATTTTTCGCTCACCTACGGCACGCCGTACCCAAGGCATGATGACAAATGGAACCAGCCCGAGCTTAAGTTCCGTCAACCCTAACTTTGCCGAGGTGGAGGCCACGGCAAGATGGCACATCGCGACAAGCCCCGTTCCTCCTCCTAATGCCGGACCATTTACACTTGCAATTAATGGGGTTGTGACCTCAGTCCCCAGCTTAAACAATTCAGTACTCTCCCGCCCTTCAACATAAAGCTCTGGGGCTGTTTTCTCTAAAATTTTTTTGAACTCATTTATATTTCCTCCAGCAGAGAAGGCTTTTCCGGCACCCGTAATGATGATGGCTCTAATATTTGGGTCCTTGTCTGCTTCCCTAATGGCATGAATTAGTTCTTTGGTCGATTTTTCAGTTAGAGGATTTCTCATTTCAGGTAAATTCAACGTCACTTTAGCAACGCTTGCAAACTCTTCATAAAGGATTGTTTCATAGATCATGCACTCACCTCTTTCTTTTTGATATTGTTGCATCACTATCCATGTATCTTGCAATAACTGTGCCAATTTTCAATAAAATCATTCCTTCCCTTTATTGCCCTCAAATCATGCTCGAATCGTGAATTTCATCCAAAACTTCTTTTACAAACCATGAAGAAAGATTATGAGTTGTGTACGCTTGCATACAAAAGTGAACAGTTGTTAAGAGAAGTTTACAATGTAGCGTTTGTATAAATTTCATGGAGCCGTTATAATAATTGTTATAAGAAAAATAATAATTTTCAGACTATTAAAGGTGTGATGGATTTTTGAATGTTAGCAGCTTTACAACCGTTAATTTTGTCAATTTAACCCTTGATAGTACGATTCGTGAAGCCATATCAGCATTTCTTACACATCGGGTGGACATCGGCTGTGTAACCACTGATAGAAATTTACTCGGCATCATTCATAAAAATGCCATTTACCGAGCATTGCTGAATAATTACCCACTCGATTCTCCTATTCGACCACTTATCAAAAAAAATGTTGTCACCATTCAAAAGGATCAGTCATTATTAGAAGCAAGAGAGATAATGATTGAAGGAAATGTCAGCCAAGCTGTAGTTCTTGACGAACATCAGAAAGTATATGGCATCATGTCGAAATTAGATTTGGTAAACTCTAACATGACTGTATTAGCTGATACCCTAAACCGAATGAAGTCATTAGTTGAAAACCTTCAGGATGCTGTTATTTCAGTTAATTCAAATTTGAAAATTACGACGTTTAATCAAGTTGCCCTCGACCTGCTTCGACTAAATGGCAAGTCATTAATGAATTCACCTATTGATCGGTTTCTTCCCCATTTTAGAAGATGGTTAATTGAAACGTTGAAAACCGGGGAAATTCAGAATGCAAAAAGAATCAGTTTTGAAGACCTATCCGTCATTGCATCTTTTATCCCTATCAGAGAAATGAACAAGGTTACCGGGGCAATGGTTGTATTACGGGATGTCACTTCCTATGAAATCATTGCGAATGAATTAGAAACCACCAACCGGTTAAAGAAAATTTTGGACAGTGCCCTTGAACTGGCTTATGACGGGGTGGCTGTAACCGATCAACACGGCCATATTACCATGGTCAATCAAGGGTTCAAGGAACTCTTCGCTAACGATTATCATAAGGAAATCCTTGGAGCGTCTATTTCAAAAATTGCACCACAGATTCCATCGCACCTCAGTCTGATGTTTGATAAAAAAATTGATGGTGAACTCATTCAAATCAATGATCAAAAATGCATTGTTGCACAAATGCCCATTTATCAAGATGGACAAAGACTGGGAGCCATCTTTAAAATCATTTTCCGGCAGCTGGATGCTTGGAGAGATATCCTGTTACACATGGAAAAATTAGAAAGCGAAATTTCTTATTACCGTGGTGAATTATTCCGTATCTCTAAAGATACGAACCCATTTGCCCATGTCATCTCTCAAAATCCTCAAATGAAGAAATTTAAACAAGATGCTGTCATCGCCGCAAAATCTTTATCCAATGTCTTGATAACTGGTGAAAGTGGCACTGGTAAAGAATTGTTTGCAGAAGGCATTCATACGATATCTGGCCGAAAAGGAACCTTTATTAAGGTTAATTGCGGGGCTATCCCTGAAGAATTATTGGAATCGGAATTCTTTGGTTATGCGGATGGCGCTTTTACCGGGGCGAAAAAAGGGGGCAAACCTGGAAAATTTGAATTAGCCGATAATGGAACGCTTTTTCTAGATGAAATTGGGGATATGCCTCTATCCTTACAAGTAAAGCTATTGAGAGTCCTACAAGAACAAGAATTTGAAAGAATTGGTGCAACCAAAACAACTAAGGTAAACGTCCGAATTATTTCAGCAACAAACAAAGACTTATCTGAGCTTGTTAAACTAGGAAAATTCAGAGAGGATCTCTATTACCGTATCCATGTTATCCATTTACATATCCCGCCTTTAAAAGACAGACCGGATGATATTCCCTTATTGTGCAGTCATTTTATCAATAAGATTAATCGTAAAACAAGCAAAAACATCATTAGTGTTTCCCAAGAAGTGATAAAGAGCTTTCAGCAATACCATTGGCCCGGCAATATAAGGCAATTGGAAAATGTTTTGGAACGAGCATTCCACTTTTGTCAATCCAATTTGATACAGTTGGAGCATCTGCCTAAAGAGTTGAATTTACTTGATGGACCAGCTTCCCCTCCATTATCAAAAATGACAGATTCCGATTTTACCATTAATAGGAAGCAATCCATTAGCCAGACTGAGAGAGAAATTATCCTCCAGGCCTTAAAGAAATACCACGGAAACCGCACAAAAGCCGCAGAAATATTGGGAATTAGCAGGACAACGCTTTACCAGAAAATGAAAAAATATCAAATTAAAGAAGAATTTGAGTTTAAAATAACCTCAACATAGAATTTCGAAAGTGACTTGACTGGTGCTGGATCTGGACAATCCTCAAAGTCCAATGATAACTGAAACAACCATATGGGAAACTGCCCATATGGTTGTTTTTTGTCTACTTATTGTAATTGTTTCATATATTCCTGTTTTAAAATTGACTTTTGTATTTTCCCTGCTGGTGTCTGTGGCAGTTGCTTTACGAAAACAATTTTCCTTGGGACTTTATAATCGGCCAAATTCTGTCTACAGAATATATCTATTTCCTCTTCCGAAATTGTTGCACCTTCTTTTGGGATAATATAATATAGGCCGAC
The DNA window shown above is from Neobacillus sp. WH10 and carries:
- a CDS encoding sigma-54-dependent Fis family transcriptional regulator; the protein is MNVSSFTTVNFVNLTLDSTIREAISAFLTHRVDIGCVTTDRNLLGIIHKNAIYRALLNNYPLDSPIRPLIKKNVVTIQKDQSLLEAREIMIEGNVSQAVVLDEHQKVYGIMSKLDLVNSNMTVLADTLNRMKSLVENLQDAVISVNSNLKITTFNQVALDLLRLNGKSLMNSPIDRFLPHFRRWLIETLKTGEIQNAKRISFEDLSVIASFIPIREMNKVTGAMVVLRDVTSYEIIANELETTNRLKKILDSALELAYDGVAVTDQHGHITMVNQGFKELFANDYHKEILGASISKIAPQIPSHLSLMFDKKIDGELIQINDQKCIVAQMPIYQDGQRLGAIFKIIFRQLDAWRDILLHMEKLESEISYYRGELFRISKDTNPFAHVISQNPQMKKFKQDAVIAAKSLSNVLITGESGTGKELFAEGIHTISGRKGTFIKVNCGAIPEELLESEFFGYADGAFTGAKKGGKPGKFELADNGTLFLDEIGDMPLSLQVKLLRVLQEQEFERIGATKTTKVNVRIISATNKDLSELVKLGKFREDLYYRIHVIHLHIPPLKDRPDDIPLLCSHFINKINRKTSKNIISVSQEVIKSFQQYHWPGNIRQLENVLERAFHFCQSNLIQLEHLPKELNLLDGPASPPLSKMTDSDFTINRKQSISQTEREIILQALKKYHGNRTKAAEILGISRTTLYQKMKKYQIKEEFEFKITST
- a CDS encoding acetyl-CoA carboxylase biotin carboxyl carrier protein subunit, producing MVEILSNMAGSVWKIEVKENDEVKEGDVLIILESMKMEIPIEATHSGVVASINTKEGEFVQEGDCLVKISND
- a CDS encoding enoyl-CoA hydratase-related protein; translation: MIYETILYEEFASVAKVTLNLPEMRNPLTEKSTKELIHAIREADKDPNIRAIIITGAGKAFSAGGNINEFKKILEKTAPELYVEGRESTELFKLGTEVTTPLIASVNGPALGGGTGLVAMCHLAVASTSAKLGLTELKLGLVPFVIMPWVRRAVGERKMMEMMLTAEILSAEQAKEINLVHRVVNPDELETETMKLAKKIASFSPLAVKLSFDAFFNTEQMDMQKSFDYLTTLRLVSFMSEDVKEGATAFLEKREPIWGGK
- a CDS encoding acyclic terpene utilization AtuA family protein produces the protein MKKVRIGAAQGFYGDTIEAAVATAEKGDVQYLCFDALAELTMAILVKDKRKNENAGFTKDIPLQMKALLPYVREKGIKLLTNGGGINPIGAQQEILRVAREMGVSGLKVAVVTGDNVLDRIPEFLEKGYPLNHLETAKSIEDVKRRLEFANAYIGAEPIVKALEGGADIVVTGRTTDTAQFLAPLIYEFGWSPDEWDKLASGVFMGHLLECSAQSTGGNFSGNWWEIEGFDRMGYPIAEVSENGNFIISKVEDRGGLVTVDTVKEQMLYEIHDPSAYITPDVIVDLTNVKLENAGSNKVSVTGVKGKPRTDTLKVVMGYENGYASQVIVGFSWPDAMLKAKKVDEIIRIQLERYHLNYQEVRTDFMGYNSLSGPLAHDSQSELNEVFLRMVVRAETKQEAARFSRLFPPIALNGPPSMSGFAGNASPRALLGMWSTLLPREEVENQVKVEVVEV